A window of the Nocardia sp. NBC_01329 genome harbors these coding sequences:
- a CDS encoding murein biosynthesis integral membrane protein MurJ has protein sequence MAAVAVAEKPASGAAPEKGDDSQVRLLKDSGSIAIATLISRITGFGKQLLLLAVLGPAIASSFTSASLIPNMIAELVLGAVLTAIVVPTLVRAEQEDPDAGAAFIRRLVTAASVILGTAALLATAAAPILATHVFVSSNGKVNTALTTALTFLLVPAVLFYGLSALFTAILNTRGAFKPGAWAPVLNNVVVLVVLGLYALTPGEITLDPVRMSDPKLLVLGCGVTLGVIVQVVSLLPAIRRQGIDLRPLWGMDARLKQFGTMAGAIILYVLISQIGGIFANNISSQADEAGPAIYQNAWLLLQLPYGVIGVTLLTAIMPRLSRNAANDDTPAVVDDLSAATRLTMIALIPIVTFLTVAGPQVGDALFGYARFAEDASRLGTAVSFSAFTLIPYSLVLIHLRVFYAREQAWTPTWIILGITTIKILFSALAPFIADNSQQVVIVLGIATGLGFTTGAVIGGYLLHRSLGDLRMANVGRTVSRVLLASLAGGAVMLIADRVMGLDRLTESLGGPGSFIRVAITGIVMFAVAFGLMRLAGIPEVVAITVAVSRRLGITPPAPEIDLGPAEDEYATRILHRRDPYLAYSGFDSAMDAQSTMVLPIIRPDSVERTGSGQFPYPVRQTSTRGRTAEVAAYQGEGGPRVSDDAVGERPAADSSSNPASGRLSTDVPPEQTEPGDPHTQRVGGGPSTHDSAYSAERRPESGAYPGDGEAAGLADESDEGYEPEESGEHVSEEHLHQAGSTVSATDPVYDTGMIPVPPITQSSRVQRGPKLIPGASVAGGRYRLLAGHGGARGLRFWQALDIKLDREVALTFVDADQKSAGNSGQDGPQAILSRTLRLGRINSPGLARVLDVVRGSSGGIVVAEWTPGRSLREMAETAPSPIGAARAIRVLASATEMAHRSGGALSIDHPDRIRISASGDAVLAFPGTLGDADPQSDVRGLGAMLYALMTARWPLRQGGMSGNATTVGGLHLADFGPDGTPVEPRQIRPEVPFEISAVAVRSLEPNKGVRTAATIQHVLEQASVVDQKTDLIPVLRLGQRAPAPADESLADPELLAAEREKSQRMMWIMVALGILTALVVGIVIWWLVSVFAPGDSSEPLNEQKVIGLTTSRAPDASETPAGPSSAPAAAGAPVPASGVVVFSPEGTPDDPSGAATTTDGDPATAWSTDQYFQQFPALKKGVGLLATLPSPATLTKVSITSSTPGTSVEIRTSPTETATLDQTQLVGTAVLGDGVTEVPIQTDQAARYVLIWVTGLGNSGAQFQSSIAELGFEAKP, from the coding sequence ATGGCCGCGGTCGCCGTCGCGGAGAAACCGGCGTCCGGCGCGGCACCGGAAAAAGGGGACGACAGCCAGGTCAGGCTGCTCAAGGATTCGGGATCCATCGCGATCGCCACCTTGATCAGCCGGATCACCGGTTTCGGTAAGCAGCTGCTCCTGCTGGCGGTGCTGGGCCCGGCGATCGCCAGTTCGTTCACCTCCGCCAGCCTGATCCCGAACATGATCGCCGAACTGGTGCTCGGCGCTGTGCTGACGGCGATCGTCGTGCCGACGCTGGTTCGAGCCGAACAGGAGGATCCGGACGCCGGTGCCGCCTTCATCCGGCGCCTGGTCACGGCCGCCTCGGTGATCCTGGGAACCGCCGCGCTCCTGGCCACCGCCGCCGCGCCGATCCTGGCGACCCATGTCTTCGTCTCCTCGAACGGCAAGGTCAACACCGCGCTCACCACAGCACTGACCTTCCTGCTGGTACCGGCCGTGCTCTTCTACGGCCTGTCCGCGTTGTTCACCGCCATCCTCAACACCCGGGGCGCGTTCAAACCGGGCGCGTGGGCGCCGGTGCTCAACAACGTGGTCGTTCTGGTGGTACTGGGTCTGTACGCGCTCACCCCCGGCGAGATCACCCTGGACCCGGTACGGATGAGCGATCCGAAACTGCTCGTCCTGGGATGCGGGGTAACCCTCGGCGTTATCGTGCAGGTGGTCAGTCTGCTGCCGGCGATCCGCCGCCAAGGGATAGATCTGCGCCCGCTGTGGGGCATGGATGCCCGGCTCAAGCAATTCGGCACCATGGCAGGTGCCATCATCCTGTACGTGCTGATCAGCCAGATCGGCGGCATCTTCGCGAACAATATCTCCTCGCAAGCCGACGAGGCGGGTCCGGCGATCTATCAGAACGCCTGGCTGCTGCTCCAGCTGCCCTACGGCGTCATCGGCGTCACCCTGCTCACCGCGATCATGCCCCGGCTCAGCCGTAACGCGGCCAACGACGACACCCCCGCGGTGGTGGACGATCTCTCGGCCGCCACCCGGCTGACCATGATCGCGCTGATCCCGATCGTCACATTTCTGACGGTGGCCGGTCCGCAGGTCGGCGACGCGTTGTTCGGCTACGCCCGGTTCGCCGAGGACGCCTCCCGGCTCGGTACCGCGGTCAGTTTTTCGGCATTCACCCTGATCCCGTACTCGCTGGTGCTGATCCACCTGCGCGTTTTCTACGCCCGCGAACAGGCGTGGACACCTACCTGGATCATCCTGGGGATCACCACGATCAAGATCCTGTTCTCGGCACTGGCCCCGTTCATCGCCGACAACAGCCAGCAGGTGGTGATCGTGCTCGGCATCGCGACCGGCCTCGGGTTCACCACCGGTGCGGTGATCGGCGGCTACCTGCTGCACCGCAGTCTCGGCGATCTACGAATGGCCAATGTGGGGCGGACGGTCAGCAGGGTGTTGCTGGCCTCGCTGGCCGGCGGTGCGGTCATGTTGATCGCGGACCGGGTCATGGGCCTGGACCGGCTGACCGAATCACTCGGCGGCCCCGGCTCCTTCATCCGGGTGGCGATCACGGGGATCGTCATGTTCGCGGTCGCGTTCGGCCTGATGCGCCTCGCGGGTATTCCCGAGGTCGTCGCCATAACCGTCGCCGTCTCCCGGCGTCTCGGCATCACCCCGCCGGCCCCGGAGATCGACCTCGGACCCGCCGAGGACGAATATGCCACCCGCATACTGCACCGCCGGGATCCGTATCTCGCGTACTCCGGCTTCGACTCGGCCATGGACGCACAGAGCACAATGGTGCTGCCCATAATTCGGCCGGACTCGGTTGAGCGCACCGGCTCGGGTCAGTTCCCGTACCCTGTTCGGCAGACGAGCACAAGAGGCAGGACCGCTGAAGTTGCGGCATACCAGGGCGAAGGAGGTCCGAGGGTGAGCGACGACGCGGTGGGCGAGCGCCCAGCCGCCGATTCTTCCTCGAATCCGGCGAGCGGTCGCCTGTCCACCGATGTTCCCCCGGAGCAGACGGAACCGGGCGACCCGCACACCCAGCGCGTGGGCGGAGGACCGTCCACGCACGATTCCGCGTACTCGGCGGAGCGGCGGCCGGAGTCGGGGGCCTACCCCGGCGACGGCGAAGCCGCCGGATTAGCGGATGAATCGGACGAGGGATACGAGCCGGAGGAATCCGGCGAACACGTCTCGGAAGAGCATCTGCACCAGGCAGGTTCGACGGTCTCGGCCACCGATCCGGTCTACGACACCGGCATGATCCCGGTACCGCCGATTACCCAGTCCAGCCGGGTACAGCGCGGGCCGAAACTCATCCCCGGCGCCTCGGTGGCAGGTGGCCGCTACCGGCTGCTGGCCGGGCACGGCGGGGCACGTGGTCTGCGGTTCTGGCAGGCACTCGATATCAAACTCGACCGTGAGGTCGCGCTGACCTTCGTCGACGCCGATCAGAAGTCCGCCGGTAATTCCGGCCAGGACGGCCCACAGGCGATCCTGTCCCGGACGCTGCGGCTGGGCCGGATCAATTCGCCGGGCCTGGCCCGGGTCCTCGATGTGGTGCGCGGTAGTTCCGGCGGCATCGTGGTCGCCGAATGGACTCCCGGGCGCTCGCTGCGCGAGATGGCCGAAACGGCGCCGTCGCCGATCGGTGCGGCCCGGGCCATCCGCGTCCTCGCCTCGGCCACCGAAATGGCGCACCGCAGCGGCGGAGCTCTGTCCATCGATCATCCGGACCGGATCCGGATCAGCGCGTCCGGTGACGCGGTGCTGGCCTTCCCGGGCACTCTCGGGGATGCCGACCCGCAGAGCGATGTCCGCGGTCTGGGCGCCATGCTGTATGCCCTCATGACCGCCCGCTGGCCGCTGCGCCAGGGCGGGATGAGCGGGAACGCCACCACAGTCGGCGGACTGCACCTGGCCGATTTCGGGCCCGACGGCACCCCGGTGGAGCCCCGCCAGATCCGTCCCGAGGTCCCGTTCGAGATCTCCGCGGTGGCAGTACGGTCACTGGAGCCGAACAAGGGCGTCCGGACCGCCGCCACCATCCAGCACGTACTGGAGCAGGCCTCGGTGGTGGATCAGAAGACCGATCTCATTCCCGTGCTGCGCCTCGGTCAGCGCGCACCGGCACCGGCCGACGAATCATTGGCCGATCCGGAGTTGCTCGCCGCCGAACGCGAGAAATCGCAGCGGATGATGTGGATCATGGTGGCCTTGGGGATCCTCACCGCCCTGGTCGTCGGCATCGTCATCTGGTGGCTGGTCAGCGTTTTCGCTCCGGGTGATTCCAGCGAGCCGCTCAACGAGCAGAAGGTCATCGGGCTCACCACCAGCCGAGCGCCCGATGCCTCGGAAACGCCGGCGGGCCCCTCGTCGGCGCCCGCGGCGGCCGGTGCGCCGGTGCCGGCCAGCGGAGTCGTCGTGTTCTCCCCGGAGGGCACCCCGGACGATCCTTCCGGCGCGGCCACGACGACCGACGGCGACCCCGCGACCGCCTGGAGCACCGATCAGTACTTCCAGCAGTTCCCGGCCCTGAAAAAGGGGGTCGGCCTGCTGGCGACACTGCCCAGTCCCGCAACCCTGACCAAGGTTTCGATCACTTCGTCCACCCCCGGAACCAGTGTCGAGATCCGTACCTCACCTACCGAGACGGCCACGCTGGACCAGACTCAGCTCGTCGGCACGGCGGTCCTCGGCGACGGGGTGACCGAGGTCCCGATCCAGACCGATCAGGCAGCACGCTATGTGCTCATCTGGGTCACCGGACTGGGCAATTCGGGCGCGCAGTTCCAGAGCTCCATCGCCGAACTCGGGTTCGAAGCCAAACCCTGA
- the sigM gene encoding RNA polymerase sigma factor SigM, whose translation MDTTTDIDLLRAHVNGAPHAFAALIRRHNDHLWQTAARVCYSPEDAADALQEALLSAHRNAASFRAESGVRTWLHRIVVNACLDRIRRNRARPATFLPPEVWPEISDESDDYSRVDISLVLERALFQLPPDQRAAVVAVDVEGYSVAAAAELLGVPVGTVKSRCARARQRLKTELDSLHVERNQM comes from the coding sequence CTGGATACGACAACCGATATAGATCTGCTGCGGGCGCATGTGAACGGCGCCCCACACGCTTTCGCCGCACTGATCCGCAGGCACAACGACCATCTCTGGCAGACCGCTGCACGGGTCTGCTACTCCCCGGAGGACGCGGCCGACGCCTTGCAGGAGGCGCTGCTGTCCGCGCACCGCAATGCCGCCTCCTTCCGCGCGGAATCCGGGGTCCGCACCTGGCTCCACCGGATCGTGGTCAACGCCTGTCTGGACCGGATACGCCGTAATCGCGCCCGACCCGCTACCTTCCTGCCGCCGGAAGTATGGCCCGAAATATCGGACGAATCCGATGATTACAGCCGGGTCGATATCTCACTCGTGCTCGAACGCGCGCTTTTTCAGCTTCCCCCGGACCAGCGTGCGGCGGTGGTCGCGGTGGACGTGGAAGGATACAGCGTCGCGGCCGCCGCGGAACTGCTCGGCGTTCCGGTGGGCACGGTGAAGAGCAGATGTGCCCGCGCCCGGCAGCGCCTGAAGACCGAACTGGATTCTCTGCACGTGGAGAGGAACCAGATGTAG
- the trxA gene encoding thioredoxin, with the protein MSESTNTVTVTDKSFADDVLLSEKPVLVDFWATWCGPCKMVAPVLEEIAGSHGEKLTVAKLDIDANPETARDYQVMSIPTMILFAGGKPVKQIVGAKGKAALLREIEDVI; encoded by the coding sequence ATGTCCGAGAGCACCAATACGGTCACCGTCACCGACAAGTCGTTCGCCGACGACGTGTTGCTGAGCGAGAAGCCGGTGCTGGTCGATTTCTGGGCCACCTGGTGCGGGCCGTGCAAGATGGTCGCCCCGGTCCTGGAGGAGATCGCGGGTTCGCACGGCGAAAAACTCACGGTGGCGAAGCTGGATATCGACGCCAACCCCGAGACCGCCCGCGACTATCAGGTGATGAGTATCCCGACTATGATCCTGTTCGCCGGCGGCAAGCCGGTGAAGCAGATCGTCGGAGCCAAGGGCAAGGCCGCTCTCCTGCGGGAAATCGAAGACGTTATCTGA
- the trxB gene encoding thioredoxin-disulfide reductase codes for MSTPVRDLIIVGSGPAGYTAAVYAARAELRPLVFEGTQFGGALMTTTEVENFPGFRDGIMGPDLMEQMRDQAKRFGADIRTEDVDAIDLSGPVKKVTVGDDVYEAYAVILAMGSAARYLDVPGEQDLLGRGVSACATCDGFFFKGQDIVVVGGGDSAMEEAIFLTKFAASVTVVHRREEFRASRIMLERAKANEKIRFHLNAEVLRVHGETSVTSLTLRDTRTGETSELAATGLFVAIGHDPRSELVRGQIDLDAAGYVQVRDPGTQTTVEGVFAAGDLVDHTYRQAITAAGTGCRAAIDAERWLAEKGDITSNTLSHADQPVDVAVAN; via the coding sequence ATGAGCACGCCAGTTCGCGACCTGATCATCGTCGGCTCCGGTCCGGCCGGCTACACCGCCGCCGTGTATGCCGCCCGCGCCGAGCTCCGGCCACTGGTGTTCGAGGGCACCCAGTTCGGTGGCGCGTTGATGACCACCACCGAGGTGGAGAACTTCCCCGGTTTCCGCGACGGCATCATGGGCCCCGACCTCATGGAACAGATGCGTGATCAGGCCAAACGCTTCGGTGCCGATATCCGGACCGAAGATGTGGATGCGATCGACCTGAGCGGTCCGGTGAAGAAGGTCACCGTGGGTGATGATGTGTACGAGGCATACGCGGTGATCCTCGCCATGGGCTCAGCAGCTCGCTACCTCGACGTCCCCGGTGAGCAGGATCTGCTCGGCCGCGGCGTCAGCGCATGTGCCACCTGTGACGGCTTCTTCTTCAAGGGCCAGGACATCGTGGTGGTCGGCGGTGGCGACTCGGCAATGGAGGAGGCGATCTTCCTCACCAAGTTCGCCGCCAGTGTCACCGTAGTGCACCGGCGCGAAGAGTTCCGGGCGTCCCGCATCATGCTCGAACGGGCCAAGGCCAACGAGAAGATCCGCTTCCATCTCAATGCCGAAGTCTTGCGGGTACACGGCGAGACCAGCGTCACGTCGCTGACACTGCGCGACACCCGGACCGGTGAGACCTCCGAGCTCGCCGCCACCGGCCTGTTCGTCGCCATCGGCCACGATCCGCGCAGCGAACTCGTCCGCGGCCAGATCGATCTGGACGCCGCGGGTTATGTGCAGGTCCGCGATCCGGGGACCCAGACCACTGTCGAGGGCGTCTTCGCCGCCGGTGACCTGGTGGACCACACCTATAGGCAGGCGATCACCGCGGCCGGTACGGGCTGCCGTGCCGCCATCGACGCCGAACGCTGGCTCGCCGAGAAGGGCGATATCACCAGCAATACGCTGTCGCACGCCGACCAGCCGGTCGATGTCGCCGTAGCGAACTGA